The proteins below come from a single Saccharophagus degradans 2-40 genomic window:
- the hemA gene encoding glutamyl-tRNA reductase, which produces MTLIALGINHNTASLDVREKVAFSSTQIESALRAAIAGAGLSEVAILSTCNRTELYAYGSSQANSLIQWLAEYKQVNVAELEQSHYLYTASEAASHMMKVASGLDSLVLGEPQILGQMKSAYAVAREAGVLGGHLHDVFQRVFSVAKRVRSETAIGENPVSVAYAAVSLAQQIFSDLKQDTALLIGAGETIELVARHLAEQGIKKLIVANRTLGNARSLAEQFGAEAILLADIPEHLHRADIVISSTASQLPLLGKGAVEQALKRRRHKPMFMVDIAVPRDIEAQVGDLADVYLYTVDDLKEVIDENMRSRQQAAKIAEEIIVEGLLHYEREQRALTSVDTIKALRQTMDALREQELEKSRKALEAGADPAQVLEQLARSLTNKFLHTPSTQLKQAGADGEQDMLRTVRTLFSLPSANESKSEKE; this is translated from the coding sequence ATGACTTTAATTGCGTTAGGCATTAACCACAATACTGCGAGCCTAGATGTTCGCGAAAAAGTGGCGTTTAGTTCAACGCAGATAGAGTCCGCCCTGCGCGCGGCAATTGCTGGTGCGGGTTTAAGCGAAGTTGCGATTCTTTCTACCTGTAACCGTACCGAGCTATATGCCTATGGTTCGAGTCAGGCTAATAGCCTTATTCAATGGCTGGCAGAATACAAGCAAGTTAATGTTGCCGAGCTTGAGCAATCCCACTACTTATATACCGCGAGCGAAGCTGCCAGCCATATGATGAAAGTGGCCAGTGGCTTAGATTCCCTAGTATTAGGGGAGCCACAAATACTGGGGCAAATGAAATCGGCTTATGCGGTGGCGCGAGAGGCGGGCGTGCTGGGTGGGCATTTACACGATGTGTTCCAGCGTGTGTTTTCTGTGGCCAAGCGTGTGCGCTCAGAAACAGCCATTGGTGAAAACCCTGTTTCGGTTGCCTACGCGGCGGTATCGCTAGCGCAGCAAATTTTCTCCGATTTAAAACAAGATACAGCCCTATTAATAGGTGCGGGTGAAACTATCGAGCTGGTCGCGCGGCATTTGGCCGAGCAGGGCATTAAAAAGCTTATTGTTGCTAACCGCACTTTAGGTAATGCGCGCAGCTTGGCAGAGCAGTTTGGTGCCGAAGCTATTTTGCTGGCCGATATTCCCGAGCATTTACATCGCGCCGATATTGTTATTTCGTCCACAGCGAGTCAATTGCCGTTATTAGGTAAAGGTGCAGTGGAGCAGGCGTTAAAACGCCGTCGTCACAAGCCTATGTTTATGGTGGATATTGCGGTACCGCGTGACATTGAAGCGCAGGTGGGCGACTTAGCGGATGTGTACCTTTATACGGTTGATGATTTAAAAGAAGTTATCGACGAGAATATGCGTTCGCGCCAACAGGCAGCTAAAATTGCCGAAGAAATTATTGTTGAAGGCCTGCTTCATTACGAGCGAGAGCAGCGCGCACTAACAAGCGTAGATACCATTAAGGCCCTGCGCCAAACCATGGATGCCCTGCGCGAACAAGAGTTAGAAAAAAGCCGTAAAGCGCTAGAAGCCGGCGCAGACCCCGCGCAAGTATTAGAGCAGTTAGCGCGCAGCCTTACCAATAAATTTTTGCACACACCTAGTACCCAGTTAAAACAAGCTGGCGCAGATGGCGAGCAAGATATGCTTCGCACCGTGCGCACGCTTTTTAGTTTGCCCAGCGCAAACGAATCCAAAAGTGAGAAAGAATGA
- a CDS encoding tetratricopeptide repeat protein → MKAGTSSPQATQQKTLGLLKGRNALAGLICAIAFTGCANAPELVETPTITEPVLLTPVKVADRAFTTDQLYSLLVAEMAIERRRYDIALDNYVQQANATRDPEVTARAARVARVLKAHEPALEMSQIWVELEPYNSEALLILTDELIEAGQLEQAFAHARKLLNQGEQVAFEAIAARAADGPPETTRNLTSLFEEMLAQHPQNPQLLVGYSLLLEQAKRPEDALAAATQATQIDPENIRAVYQESRMLQLMGKHSQAIEKMGKLIALTPHNTSLRTRYAHYLVSHDLELARQQYQILFSQRPQDADILLSLALVEMESELYESAISHFQQLIDRKQHDATAHYQLGKIHELRNRPDLALQHYKAVTPSQEFLSAVYKASEMMAQQDIYNALQYVKGLHSSTPKQYRDSLYLREANLLLDAGNPDGALAAMAKGLDIAPDSVNLLYSRAMLYTQLDDLALAEADFTQILELRPDNAAALNALGYTLADRTDRLDEAYNYISRALSLNPDDPAILDSMGWVEYRLGNIPAALKRLRQAMSILPDHEIAAHLGEVLWVTGNKNEAIETWKKGLENNPTSSVIESTLERLNATLP, encoded by the coding sequence ATGAAAGCAGGCACCTCTTCACCACAAGCTACGCAGCAAAAAACCTTAGGCCTACTTAAAGGCCGAAACGCCCTTGCCGGCCTTATATGCGCCATAGCATTTACCGGCTGCGCCAACGCCCCCGAGCTTGTAGAAACGCCCACCATTACCGAGCCCGTATTACTTACCCCAGTAAAAGTAGCCGACCGAGCCTTTACCACAGACCAGCTCTACTCTTTGCTGGTAGCAGAAATGGCCATAGAGCGCCGCCGCTACGACATAGCCTTAGATAACTACGTACAACAAGCCAATGCAACCCGCGACCCAGAAGTAACCGCTCGCGCAGCGCGTGTAGCCCGTGTATTAAAAGCCCACGAGCCAGCATTAGAAATGTCGCAAATTTGGGTAGAACTAGAACCCTACAACAGCGAAGCACTATTAATACTAACAGACGAATTGATAGAAGCAGGTCAACTTGAGCAGGCCTTTGCTCACGCTCGCAAACTGTTAAACCAAGGTGAACAAGTTGCCTTCGAAGCCATTGCAGCCCGCGCGGCAGATGGCCCACCAGAAACTACGCGCAACCTAACCAGCCTGTTCGAAGAGATGCTGGCACAGCACCCGCAAAACCCACAACTATTAGTTGGCTACAGTTTATTGCTGGAGCAAGCTAAGCGCCCAGAAGATGCTCTAGCTGCGGCCACACAGGCCACCCAAATAGACCCCGAAAATATACGTGCGGTTTATCAAGAATCGCGCATGCTGCAGCTAATGGGTAAACATAGCCAAGCTATAGAGAAAATGGGCAAATTAATTGCCCTCACCCCACACAATACCTCGCTGCGCACACGTTATGCGCACTACCTCGTCAGCCACGATTTAGAGCTTGCACGCCAGCAATACCAAATTTTGTTTAGCCAGCGCCCACAAGATGCCGACATCTTGCTATCGCTAGCGCTGGTTGAAATGGAAAGCGAATTGTACGAGAGCGCTATTAGCCATTTTCAGCAACTTATAGACCGCAAGCAGCACGACGCAACCGCTCACTACCAGTTAGGCAAAATACACGAGCTGCGCAATCGTCCAGATTTAGCCCTGCAACACTACAAGGCTGTAACCCCAAGCCAAGAGTTTTTATCTGCCGTATATAAAGCATCAGAAATGATGGCCCAGCAGGATATCTACAACGCCCTGCAATACGTGAAAGGCCTACACAGCAGCACGCCTAAGCAGTATCGCGATAGCCTATACCTGCGCGAAGCCAATTTACTGCTAGACGCAGGCAACCCCGATGGCGCCCTAGCCGCGATGGCAAAAGGCCTAGATATAGCACCAGACAGCGTAAACCTGCTTTATAGCCGCGCCATGCTTTACACCCAACTAGATGACCTAGCGCTCGCCGAAGCCGATTTCACCCAAATATTAGAGCTGCGCCCAGATAACGCGGCAGCCTTAAATGCGCTTGGCTACACCCTTGCCGACCGCACCGACAGGCTGGATGAAGCCTACAACTACATTAGCCGCGCCCTAAGCCTAAACCCAGATGACCCAGCCATATTAGATAGCATGGGCTGGGTGGAGTACCGCTTGGGCAACATTCCCGCTGCACTAAAACGCCTGCGCCAAGCCATGAGCATATTGCCCGACCACGAAATAGCCGCCCACCTAGGTGAAGTACTATGGGTAACCGGCAATAAAAACGAAGCGATAGAAACGTGGAAAAAGGGGCTAGAAAACAACCCCACAAGCAGCGTAATTGAAAGCACCCTAGAGCGATTGAATGCCACACTCCCCTAA
- the lolB gene encoding lipoprotein insertase outer membrane protein LolB, producing the protein MPHSPNAYPQHTARHFFARTKQLLILLGVSLYLGGCSLTPTKQPNLQSKDELYTLDSWRASGKLGTRYKGKNESAFFSWTQTGDDYTIHLYGPLGQGSVYLYKEGNSFRIESKDLNEHAASPEQLLQRTTGLQLPVSNLAYWLRGIPATSISADKTQHNEDGDLSALQQEGWEITYRSYMPAYGLNMPEKIIAKRKDIKLTVSIKSWDI; encoded by the coding sequence ATGCCACACTCCCCTAATGCCTACCCCCAGCACACTGCACGCCACTTTTTTGCCCGCACCAAACAGCTACTTATACTGCTTGGCGTAAGCCTTTACCTTGGTGGCTGCTCGCTTACCCCTACCAAGCAGCCAAACCTGCAAAGCAAAGACGAGCTATACACGCTGGATAGCTGGCGCGCGAGCGGCAAGCTAGGCACCCGCTACAAGGGTAAAAACGAAAGCGCATTTTTTTCTTGGACCCAAACCGGCGACGATTACACCATTCACCTATACGGCCCCCTCGGCCAAGGCAGTGTGTATTTATATAAAGAGGGCAACAGCTTCCGCATAGAGTCTAAAGACCTAAACGAACATGCCGCCAGCCCAGAACAATTACTACAGCGCACCACCGGCCTGCAGCTACCCGTTAGCAACCTCGCCTACTGGCTGCGCGGTATTCCCGCCACCAGCATTTCGGCCGACAAAACCCAACACAACGAAGACGGCGACTTAAGCGCACTGCAGCAAGAAGGCTGGGAAATAACCTACCGCAGCTATATGCCTGCCTACGGCCTAAATATGCCCGAAAAAATCATCGCCAAGCGCAAAGACATCAAACTCACGGTTTCGATAAAATCCTGGGACATATAA
- the ispE gene encoding 4-(cytidine 5'-diphospho)-2-C-methyl-D-erythritol kinase, producing the protein MLQTSLTLPAPAKLNLFLHITGRRPDGYHNLQTVFQLLDFGDELTFTPNQSGEITITPAIEGVPLEQNLVYKAANILRSHVNRPELGATIHLTKRLPMGGGIGGGSSDAATTLVGLNYLWQTGVSPTTLAQLGRQLGADVPVFVEGNSAWAEGIGEQLIALDLPQYWYVVLTPACHVSTVEIFSHKDLTRDTLAITVAAFFEKGGKNDCQPLVERLFPQVRDAVDWLNKFGPAKLTGTGASVFAAFPSKDAAQKVFANKPKHLNGFVAQGVNESPLHQRLPEQCITGV; encoded by the coding sequence ATGCTGCAAACAAGCCTTACACTGCCCGCCCCCGCCAAGCTGAACCTATTTTTGCACATTACCGGCCGGCGGCCCGACGGTTACCACAACCTACAAACCGTGTTTCAGCTATTGGATTTTGGCGACGAACTTACCTTTACCCCCAACCAAAGCGGCGAAATAACCATAACCCCAGCCATAGAGGGAGTACCCCTAGAGCAAAATCTAGTATACAAGGCGGCCAATATTTTGCGCAGCCATGTAAACCGGCCTGAATTGGGTGCAACAATACACTTAACCAAACGCCTACCTATGGGCGGAGGGATTGGCGGCGGCAGCAGTGATGCCGCCACAACACTCGTAGGCTTAAACTATTTGTGGCAAACCGGCGTTAGCCCTACCACCCTCGCACAGCTTGGCCGCCAGCTAGGCGCAGACGTGCCTGTTTTTGTAGAAGGTAACAGTGCATGGGCAGAAGGCATAGGGGAACAATTAATAGCCTTAGATTTACCCCAATATTGGTATGTTGTGCTTACTCCTGCCTGTCATGTGTCCACAGTAGAAATTTTTTCACATAAAGATTTGACAAGGGACACTCTCGCCATTACAGTAGCGGCCTTCTTTGAGAAGGGTGGAAAAAACGACTGCCAACCACTGGTTGAAAGACTTTTTCCACAGGTAAGGGATGCGGTTGACTGGCTCAATAAATTTGGCCCAGCGAAGCTTACAGGTACGGGCGCAAGTGTATTTGCAGCCTTCCCCTCTAAAGATGCTGCGCAAAAAGTTTTCGCCAACAAACCAAAACATTTGAATGGTTTTGTAGCTCAAGGCGTTAACGAGTCACCACTGCATCAACGCCTCCCGGAGCAGTGTATAACTGGGGTGTAG
- a CDS encoding ribose-phosphate pyrophosphokinase, with amino-acid sequence MADLMVFSGNANPELAKRVVAQLGIPLGEITVDQFSDGEISVELLENVRGRDVFVMQPTCAPTNDNLMELLVIVDALHRASAGRITAVVPYFGYARQDRRVRSARVPITAKVVADMMATVGVDRVLTVDLHAEQIQGFFDVPVDNVYGSPVLLADIEEQGFEDLVVVSPDIGGVVRARAVAKQLDIDLAIIDKRRPKANVAEVMHLIGEVENRTCLLVDDMVDTAGTLCNAAKALKERGAKKVIAYATHPVLSGPAIERLNASEMDELVITDSIPLSDAAKASPKIRQLTLSHMLAEAMRRISNEESLSAMFR; translated from the coding sequence GTGGCAGACTTGATGGTTTTTAGTGGCAACGCCAACCCAGAACTCGCCAAACGAGTTGTAGCTCAACTTGGCATTCCTCTTGGCGAAATAACCGTAGATCAGTTTTCCGACGGCGAAATATCTGTCGAATTACTCGAAAATGTTCGCGGCCGCGATGTATTCGTAATGCAACCCACCTGCGCCCCCACCAACGACAACCTAATGGAATTGTTGGTAATTGTAGATGCCCTACACCGCGCATCTGCCGGTCGCATCACCGCGGTTGTACCTTACTTTGGTTACGCTCGACAAGATCGCCGTGTGCGCTCTGCCCGCGTACCTATTACTGCAAAAGTTGTGGCCGATATGATGGCCACCGTAGGCGTTGACCGCGTGTTAACCGTAGACCTACACGCAGAGCAAATTCAAGGCTTCTTCGATGTACCCGTAGACAACGTGTACGGCTCGCCCGTACTACTTGCAGACATAGAAGAGCAAGGCTTCGAAGACCTAGTTGTAGTTTCCCCCGATATCGGCGGTGTTGTGCGCGCACGCGCAGTAGCAAAACAACTAGATATAGACCTAGCCATTATTGATAAACGTCGCCCTAAAGCGAATGTTGCGGAAGTAATGCACCTAATAGGTGAAGTAGAAAACCGCACCTGCTTGCTCGTAGACGACATGGTAGATACCGCTGGCACACTGTGTAACGCAGCCAAAGCGCTTAAAGAGCGCGGCGCGAAAAAAGTAATAGCCTACGCTACCCACCCAGTATTATCTGGCCCAGCTATTGAACGCTTAAACGCATCTGAAATGGACGAACTGGTTATTACCGACTCCATTCCACTTTCTGATGCCGCCAAAGCAAGCCCTAAAATTCGCCAACTAACTCTCTCGCACATGCTTGCAGAAGCCATGCGCAGAATTAGCAACGAAGAATCGCTTAGCGCGATGTTTAGATAA
- a CDS encoding 50S ribosomal protein L25/general stress protein Ctc produces MSNEDFILNAEARDVSGKGASRRLRREAGLVPAIVYGGRKNPQNVTITLRELTKHLENEAFYSHIITLNIGDSSEQVILKDLQRHPATNFAMHADFLRVSKTKKFNTKVPLHFINEATSKGVKEQGGKVQHSMTELEIACLPADLPEFIEVDLANVELGGIVHISDIVLPKGVESIALQQGEDHDLPVASIFKPKGVAGDEDEEAEGDAE; encoded by the coding sequence ATGTCTAACGAAGACTTTATATTAAACGCCGAAGCGCGCGATGTTTCAGGGAAAGGTGCGAGCCGCCGCCTGCGTCGTGAAGCTGGTTTAGTGCCTGCCATCGTATATGGCGGTCGCAAAAACCCACAAAACGTAACCATCACATTACGTGAGCTTACCAAGCACTTAGAAAACGAAGCATTTTACTCTCACATCATCACCTTAAACATTGGTGACAGCAGCGAGCAAGTAATCTTAAAAGACCTTCAGCGTCACCCAGCAACTAACTTTGCTATGCACGCTGACTTCTTGCGCGTTTCTAAAACCAAGAAGTTCAACACCAAAGTACCTTTGCACTTTATTAACGAAGCAACCTCTAAGGGCGTTAAAGAGCAAGGCGGTAAAGTACAGCACAGCATGACCGAGCTAGAAATTGCTTGTTTACCAGCTGACTTACCAGAGTTCATCGAAGTAGATTTAGCAAACGTAGAGTTGGGCGGCATCGTTCACATCTCTGATATCGTTTTGCCAAAAGGCGTTGAATCTATCGCTCTACAACAAGGCGAAGACCACGACCTACCTGTAGCGTCTATCTTCAAGCCTAAAGGCGTAGCTGGCGACGAAGACGAAGAGGCAGAAGGCGACGCAGAGTAA
- the pth gene encoding aminoacyl-tRNA hydrolase, producing the protein MKTPDTCIQLIVGLGNPGNEYEHTRHNAGQDFVEELARDLGQPLSPTPKFFGHFSRLNINGKDVRLLVPTTYMNRSGQAVAAVCQFYKIPPEAVLVVHDELDLPPGKARLKIGGGHGGHNGLRDIISSLGNNKDFGRLRLGIGHPGNAKLVSNYVLKKAPSEEFNAIEDAIRAAQPHVADLAKGDWEKAMRELHSKT; encoded by the coding sequence ATGAAAACGCCAGACACCTGCATACAACTTATTGTTGGCCTGGGTAACCCCGGCAACGAATACGAACATACCCGACACAACGCCGGGCAAGATTTCGTAGAAGAGCTCGCCCGCGACTTGGGCCAGCCACTTAGCCCCACACCCAAATTCTTCGGCCATTTTTCCCGCTTAAATATAAACGGCAAAGATGTACGACTACTTGTGCCCACCACCTATATGAACCGCAGCGGTCAAGCTGTGGCAGCGGTGTGCCAGTTTTATAAAATACCCCCCGAAGCCGTGCTGGTTGTACACGACGAGCTCGACCTGCCACCCGGCAAAGCGCGCCTAAAAATAGGCGGCGGCCACGGTGGCCACAACGGCCTGCGAGACATAATAAGCAGCCTTGGCAACAACAAAGACTTCGGACGCTTACGGTTAGGCATAGGCCACCCAGGCAACGCCAAGCTAGTAAGTAATTACGTACTAAAGAAAGCGCCTAGCGAAGAATTCAATGCAATTGAAGACGCTATCCGCGCCGCGCAGCCCCACGTAGCCGACCTTGCGAAAGGCGACTGGGAAAAAGCTATGCGCGAACTCCATTCCAAAACCTAG
- the ychF gene encoding redox-regulated ATPase YchF yields MGFKCGIVGLPNVGKSTLFNALTSAGIDAENFPFCTIEPNSGIVPVPDPRMDKISALVKPQRELPATMEFVDIAGLVAGASKGEGLGNQFLANIRETEAIAHVVRCFDDPNVIHVEGKVDPAADIDTINTELALADLDAVEKAIFRYTKLAKGKDAHAVAIKALLETLLPHLNEAKPLRAFPLTDDQLKLLKELSLLTLKPTMYIANVEEDGFENNPLLDKVREIAAAENAVVVPICNKLEAEIAELDDEEKAEFLGEMGMTEPGLNRVIRAGYELLGLQTYFTAGVKEVRAWTIPVGATAPQAAGKIHTDFEKGFIRAEIIGYDDYIACKGEAGAKEAGKWRLEGKEYIVKDGDVIHFRFNV; encoded by the coding sequence ATGGGCTTTAAATGCGGCATTGTTGGGCTACCCAACGTTGGCAAATCTACACTCTTCAACGCATTAACCAGCGCCGGTATCGACGCAGAGAACTTTCCGTTCTGCACCATCGAACCCAACTCTGGCATAGTGCCTGTACCCGACCCGCGCATGGATAAAATATCCGCGCTCGTCAAACCCCAGCGCGAACTACCAGCCACCATGGAATTCGTAGATATCGCAGGCCTCGTAGCCGGCGCATCTAAAGGCGAAGGCTTAGGTAACCAGTTCCTCGCCAATATTCGCGAAACCGAAGCCATTGCCCATGTAGTGCGCTGCTTCGACGACCCCAACGTTATTCACGTTGAAGGCAAAGTAGACCCAGCCGCCGACATAGACACCATCAACACCGAGCTGGCACTTGCCGACCTAGACGCAGTGGAAAAAGCCATCTTCCGCTACACCAAGCTAGCCAAAGGCAAAGATGCCCACGCAGTAGCCATTAAAGCCTTGCTAGAAACGCTATTGCCGCACTTAAACGAAGCCAAGCCACTGCGCGCCTTCCCGCTTACAGACGACCAGCTAAAGCTACTTAAAGAGCTTTCGCTGCTTACACTTAAGCCCACCATGTACATTGCCAACGTGGAAGAAGACGGCTTCGAAAACAACCCGCTGTTAGACAAAGTACGCGAAATAGCCGCAGCAGAAAACGCCGTAGTAGTGCCAATCTGCAATAAGCTAGAAGCCGAAATAGCCGAGCTAGACGACGAAGAAAAAGCTGAGTTCTTAGGTGAGATGGGCATGACCGAACCCGGCCTTAACCGCGTAATTCGCGCAGGCTACGAGCTGCTAGGCCTACAAACCTACTTCACCGCCGGCGTAAAAGAAGTACGCGCCTGGACCATCCCTGTAGGCGCCACCGCACCACAAGCAGCCGGCAAGATACACACCGACTTCGAAAAAGGCTTTATACGCGCAGAAATTATCGGCTACGACGACTACATCGCCTGCAAAGGTGAAGCAGGCGCAAAAGAAGCCGGTAAATGGCGCCTAGAAGGCAAGGAGTACATCGTTAAAGACGGCGATGTGATTCACTTTAGGTTTAATGTTTAA
- a CDS encoding carbohydrate-binding protein translates to MNTNRKQVNQNLIALLGLMLLMLFTPHGYAQDQCNTTLECKILHGDTATDCKNSRSDNSICMCGSTECAVDNPQPEPSNSAAVPGLIQAEDFTDYYDVTAANHGGAYRSTGVDIQVTTDTNGGYNVGWIAANEWLEYNINVLQAGNYTANIRVASNNGVGMYSLAVDGVTVSGTNTVNGTGGWQVWITQTANLGYLTQGEHTLRIAVQAGNFNINWLELLLAGTQQPDMLGVFNKSRDLLLANFDSRPDPDDIHSVAALATMLKDSRFSNVQYHAVSGAYGIQGGDYIEATHLFNLAFGAGNWSNAHTNRDVALTTVYNKVAATLTNGGDIWVQEAGQSDFSADLVRRIKQQLPAINTQTRIHIVQHSNWNQDKTTPADLTYVKNQTDYKKIADGNSTGNGTPGFNSSSSANWNRALNHAQVGAIWQEAKRIADNAIANHQGWQNPNIRDGGMDFSDAVEDCWIFGFNSLTNINSFFDEFL, encoded by the coding sequence ATGAATACTAATAGGAAACAAGTCAACCAAAACCTCATCGCGCTATTGGGCTTAATGTTGCTAATGCTATTTACACCTCATGGCTATGCGCAAGACCAATGCAACACCACGCTTGAGTGCAAAATACTCCACGGCGATACAGCCACGGATTGTAAAAATAGTCGCTCAGATAACAGTATTTGCATGTGTGGAAGTACTGAATGTGCAGTAGATAATCCACAACCCGAACCTAGCAATTCCGCCGCAGTACCGGGCCTAATACAAGCAGAAGACTTTACCGATTACTACGATGTAACGGCGGCTAATCACGGCGGCGCTTACCGCTCCACAGGCGTAGACATTCAAGTTACCACAGACACCAATGGCGGGTACAACGTAGGCTGGATAGCCGCTAATGAATGGCTAGAGTACAACATAAACGTACTGCAAGCTGGTAACTACACCGCGAATATTCGTGTTGCATCTAATAATGGTGTTGGCATGTATAGCTTGGCGGTAGATGGTGTAACGGTAAGTGGCACCAACACCGTTAATGGCACGGGTGGCTGGCAAGTTTGGATTACCCAAACCGCAAACCTTGGCTACTTAACCCAAGGCGAGCATACGTTGCGTATAGCAGTACAGGCTGGCAATTTTAATATTAACTGGTTAGAGCTGCTGCTAGCGGGTACTCAGCAACCAGATATGCTTGGTGTATTTAATAAAAGCCGCGACCTGTTGTTAGCAAATTTCGATAGCCGCCCAGACCCAGACGATATTCATTCAGTAGCGGCCCTGGCAACAATGCTAAAAGATTCCCGTTTTAGCAATGTGCAATACCACGCAGTATCGGGTGCTTACGGTATACAAGGTGGTGATTACATTGAAGCTACACATTTGTTTAACTTAGCCTTTGGTGCCGGTAATTGGTCCAACGCGCACACCAATAGAGATGTGGCGCTTACAACTGTTTACAACAAAGTTGCCGCAACGTTAACCAATGGTGGTGATATTTGGGTTCAAGAGGCCGGTCAATCCGACTTTAGCGCCGATTTGGTACGCAGAATCAAACAACAGTTACCCGCTATTAATACGCAAACGCGAATTCATATAGTGCAGCATAGTAACTGGAACCAAGACAAAACCACTCCAGCCGATTTAACCTATGTAAAAAACCAAACCGACTACAAAAAAATTGCTGATGGCAATTCCACAGGCAACGGCACGCCTGGGTTTAACTCATCCAGCAGCGCCAACTGGAACCGCGCACTAAACCACGCGCAAGTAGGCGCAATTTGGCAAGAAGCAAAACGCATAGCCGACAATGCCATCGCCAACCACCAAGGCTGGCAAAACCCCAATATTCGAGACGGCGGTATGGACTTCTCGGATGCAGTCGAAGACTGCTGGATATTCGGCTTCAACTCACTCACAAATATAAACAGCTTTTTTGATGAGTTTTTATAG